In a genomic window of Octopus bimaculoides isolate UCB-OBI-ISO-001 chromosome 25, ASM119413v2, whole genome shotgun sequence:
- the LOC106876767 gene encoding SUZ domain-containing protein 1, whose translation MADDGEVLDSWEELDDKAVFDKQLKEFNENLKPKTHVNRLLSPLQEDTLRTAYQPQVKILKRQPGTGATTNRTGNSANNVSVNRPLKTLEQREAEYAEARLRIMGCATGYDGQQTQLPSDNSKPVKLLQPLDYCSPDNNIVRQPKGPDGSRGFISAQR comes from the exons ATGGCTGACGACGGTGAAGTACTGGATAGTTGGGAGGAACTGGATGATAAAGCA gttttcgATAAACAACTCAAGGAGTTCAATGAAAACTTGAAACCTAAAACTCATGTGAATCG GTTATTGTCCCCATTGCAAGAAGACACTTTGAGAACAGCCTACCAACCTCAAGTGAAGATTTTGAAACGGCAGCCTGGTACTGGTGCTACAACCAACAGAACTGGCAATTCAGCAAA CAATGTTTCAGTTAATCGTCCGCTAAAGACATTGGAACAACGAGAAGCTGAATATGCTGAAGCCAGACTGAGGATCATGGGATGTGCAACTGGCTATGATGGCCAACAGACACAATTGCCTTCAGACAATAG CAAACCTGTGAAATTACTGCAACCATTGGATTATTGCAGTCCAGACAACAACATAGTCCGTCAACCAAAGGGTCCGGATGGCAGCCGTGGGTTCATCAGTGCGCAGAGGTAG